The following coding sequences lie in one Arthrobacter sp. SLBN-122 genomic window:
- a CDS encoding glycoside hydrolase family 1 protein — translation MTNPFPRDFLWGVATAGHQVEGNNVNSDTWFLEHLPGTIFAEPSGDAVDHYHRYREDIALIAGLGFTSYRFSIEWARIEPEKGHFSVAELDHYKRVLEACHEHGLTPVVTFHHFTSPRWLLQAGGWEGQETSDLFARYCDRVMAHLGDLIGVACTLNEPNLPWLLESFGIGGEAPGNRGSVPMWAAAAERLGVDASTVAPFQFCSTEAGFEVKVAAHRAATAAIKAHRPELQVGWTLANSDIQAIAGGEEIADRVRRDVNERFLEASRGDDFVGIQTYGRTVYGPDGHAPAPEGVPTNQMGEEIYPQALEATIREAHRIAGIPVMVTENGLATEDDTQRVDYLKAAVDGVASCLADGIDVRGYIAWTAFDNFEWIFGYRPKFGLIAVDRSSQERTPKESARWLGSLARQQALAEAPQPA, via the coding sequence ATGACCAACCCGTTCCCCCGCGACTTCCTTTGGGGCGTGGCCACCGCAGGCCACCAGGTGGAAGGCAACAACGTCAACAGCGATACCTGGTTCCTGGAGCACCTGCCCGGAACCATCTTCGCGGAGCCGTCCGGCGATGCCGTGGACCACTACCACCGCTACCGGGAGGACATCGCCCTGATCGCCGGCCTGGGTTTCACCAGCTACCGCTTCTCCATTGAATGGGCCCGGATTGAGCCGGAGAAAGGCCACTTCTCGGTGGCGGAACTGGACCACTACAAGCGGGTGCTGGAGGCATGCCACGAACACGGCCTTACCCCGGTGGTCACCTTCCACCACTTCACCTCACCGCGCTGGCTGCTTCAGGCCGGCGGCTGGGAAGGCCAGGAGACCTCTGACCTCTTCGCACGCTACTGTGACCGGGTGATGGCGCACCTGGGTGACCTGATCGGCGTCGCCTGCACCCTGAACGAACCCAACCTTCCCTGGCTGCTGGAGTCCTTCGGAATCGGCGGGGAAGCACCGGGGAACCGCGGTTCGGTGCCCATGTGGGCTGCCGCCGCGGAGCGCCTGGGTGTCGACGCCAGCACTGTGGCCCCCTTCCAGTTCTGTTCCACGGAGGCGGGATTCGAGGTGAAGGTGGCTGCACACCGGGCGGCCACGGCAGCCATCAAGGCGCACCGCCCCGAGCTCCAGGTGGGCTGGACGCTGGCAAATTCGGACATCCAGGCCATCGCCGGCGGTGAGGAAATTGCCGACCGCGTGCGCCGCGACGTCAACGAACGCTTCCTGGAAGCTTCCCGCGGCGACGACTTCGTGGGCATCCAGACCTACGGGCGCACTGTATACGGCCCGGACGGCCATGCGCCGGCACCGGAGGGCGTGCCCACCAACCAGATGGGTGAGGAGATCTACCCGCAGGCCCTGGAAGCGACCATCCGCGAGGCGCACCGGATCGCCGGCATCCCCGTGATGGTCACCGAGAACGGCCTTGCCACCGAGGATGACACCCAGCGGGTGGACTACCTGAAGGCAGCGGTCGACGGCGTTGCCTCCTGCCTTGCCGACGGCATCGACGTGCGGGGGTACATCGCCTGGACCGCGTTCGACAACTTCGAATGGATCTTCGGTTACCGGCCCAAGTTCGGCCTGATCGCCGTCGACCGCTCCTCCCAGGAGCGGACCCCGAAGGAGAGCGCACGCTGGCTGGGCAGCCTGGCACGGCAGCAGGCCCTGGCGGAAGCGCCGCAGCCCGCCTAG